CTTTTAGAAATCGTAGAAGATCTGGAATTATAATTGTTAGAGATAGTGATGATCCAAAAGAATTTAAAGTTCTTCCAATAGAGAAGAGAATGGAAAACTCGTTAAAATTATCACAAGAATATATCAAACTTCTTATATGGATAAAAAAGTATTATATGAGTAGTTATGATCAGGTCATTACTGCTGCAATACCTAGTGGACTTTCTATTAAGTATGATAATTTTTATACTCTGTGTTCATTTGACAAAGTTTTTGAAGATAGGGAAATGAACATGGAATTACAGGATTTTTTATATTCCAGATTAAAAGTAACCAAGGGAACATTAAATAAAAATTTTGGAAAAGAAATTATAAATGAGATGATTTCCAATGGAACTTTATTTAAAGATAGAAGTAATATTTTTTTAAACAGAGAACTAGATAGTTATCCAGATAAATATAAAAAAATAGTTAATTATTTTAATGAAAGATTAAAAATTGGAGAAAAAACATTAAATGAAAAATTTAATGAAGAGGATATAAAATATATAGTAAAAAATGGCTATGTAACTTATGGAAAAGAGCTTGTTAAAAGAAATGAAATTCAAGTTGATGAAACAGACGAGAATATAAGAGAGCGGAATACCAAGTTAAATGAAGAGCAGGAAAAAGCAAAAGATGATATTTTAAATGGTAGTCATGGCTTTTATTTGATAAAGGGAGTAACAGGTTCTGGGAAAACTGAGGTATATATAAGCATAATTAAAGATGCTTTTCAAAAGGGAAAAGGAAGTATTTTTTTGGTTCCTGAGATATCTCTGACTCCTCAGATGATAGGAAGGTTTAAAGGCGAATTTAAGGAGAATATAGCAATACTTCACAGTAAATTGACTCAGAAAGAAAGAGCTGAGGAATGGTATAGTATATATAATGGAAATAAAAAGATTGTTTTAGGAGTAAGATCTGCTATATTTGCCCCTGTAAAGGACTTAGGGTATATAATTCTGGATGAAGAGCATGAAAATACTTACAAACAGGATAGTAACCCCAGATATAATGCTAAACAGGTAGCTATAATGAGAGGACTATATGAAAATGCAAAAGTGATACTAGGGTCTGCTACCCCATCTATTGAGACATATTTTTATGCACAGAATGATATGCTTAAATTAGTTGAGTTAAAAAACAGATATAATGATGCTAAAATGCCAAGTATTGAGCTAATAGATATGAAAGAGGAAGAGGATCTTTATTTCAGTAAAAAACTTTTAGATGAAATAAGAGCTGCACTTCTTCGAAAAGAGCAGATACTACTTCTTTTAAATAGGAAGGGATATTCTACCTATATTCAATGTGCTGATTGTGGGCATGTTGAAGAGTGTCCACATTGCTCGATAAAGTATAGTTATTATGCAAGCCAAGGGGTATTAAAGTGTAATTATTGTGGAAAAGTAATCAAATATACTGGGCACTGCAGTAAATGTGGAAGTAAAAACTTGGTCCACAGCGGTAAAGGTGTGGAAAGAGTCGAAGAGGAGATAAAAAAATATTTTGACGTAAATATTATCAGAGTGGATTCAGAAGTTTCAAAAGATAGAGATTTTTTTAACAAAGTATATTATGACTTTTTGAATAAAAAATATGATATAATGATAGGGACACAGCTTATATCAAAGGGACTCCATTTTCCAGATGTAACTTTAGTTGGAGTAATAAATGCAGATACAATATTAAATTTTCCAGATTTTAGAGCTGGAGAAAAGACCTTTCAACTTATGCTACAGGTGGCAGGCCGTGCAGGACGTGAAGAAAAACAGGGGAAAGTTTTGATTCAAACCTATCAACCTGAAAGTGTGATTTTTCAAAAAATAGCAGCAAATAATTATGAAGAGTTTTATAAATATGAAATTGAAAATAGGGATCTTTTGGAGTATCCACCATTTGGAAAGGTTATAAATATAGGTCTTTCTTCTAAGTATGAAAAGTATTTAGAGAAATTTGCTGTGGATTTTTTTAATGATATTAAATATGATAAAGTTGAAATGTATGGGCCTATGAAGAGCCTTGTATATAAAGTAAAAGATAGATTTAGATATAATATATTTGTAAAAGGAAAGAAAAAAGATATAAATAACTTTAAAAAAATATTAAAAAACAAACTTAGAAAATATGAGAGAGAAACTAAGATAAGGGTAGTTGTAGATATCGACCCGATAAATTTAATATAGCAAAAAAATATAGAGGTGAATAAATGATATACGAAATTAAAAAATACGGAAGTACAGTTTTGAGAGATGAGGCTCAAAATGTAGAAAAAATAGATGAGGAAATCAAAGAAATACTTGAAAACATGGTAGGAACAATGTATGCTACAAAGGGAGTTGGACTTGCAGCTCCACAGATAGGTGTAAGCAAAAGAATGTTTGTTTGTGATAAAGGGGATGGGAATGTAAGAAAAATAATAAACCCAGTGATTACTCCACTTACTGATGAACTTGCTGAATGTGAAGAAGGTTGCTTAAGTGTTCCAGGTATTTATAAAAAGGTTAGAAGACCATCTAAAATTAAGATTGAATATACAAATGTTGATGGTGAAAAAGTAGAAGAAATTTTAGATGATTTTTTAGCAATAATTATGCAACATGAATATGACCATTTAGATGGTGTTTTATTTGTTGATAAAGTGTCACCAATTGCTAAAAGAATGATTTTTAAGAAATTACAAAACTTGAAAAAAGAAACAAAAAAAGCTGAACAGGCGGAGGAATAGTTATTAGATGAAAATAATCAGGAGTATTTTTTGGACTGGATTGTTGGTGGCATGGGTGGCTTTCTTTGGACCATATATATGTAGAAGCTATGTTAAGTTGGGAAAATTGAAAAATGAAGAGAAGCAACTTAAAGAACGAATTACAGCATTGAAGGAAGAGATAAATGATTACAACAGCAAGATAGGACTAATGGGTGATGATTTTCAAAAAGAAAAAATAGCCAGAGACAGACTTCTAATGATAAAAGAACAGGAAGAGATTTACAGATTTATTAATAAAAAATAGGAGGAATTATGAAAAGAGAATTAGCACTTGAATTTGCTAGGGTAACAGAAGCAGCAGCTTTAGCAGCTCACAAATGGGTAGGTAGAGGAGACAAAGAGGCAGCTGACCAGGCAGCTGTAGACGCAATGAGAACTATGTTAAATAGAATCTCTATTGATGGTGAGATTGTTATAGGAGAGGGAGAAATTGATGAAGCTCCTATGTTATACATTGGTGAAAAAGTTGGAAGAGCTAATCAAGAAAATCCAGAAATAGAAGTTGGAGAGACTCCTGATGAGTGTTCACCAGTTGATATTGCAGTGGATCCAGTAGAAGGAACTAGAATGACAGCACAAGGACAAGCAAATGCTATTACAGTACTTGCTGTTGCAGATAAAGGAAGTTTTTTAAAAGCTCCAGATATGTACATGGAAAAGCTTATAGTTGGCCCAGAAGCAAAAGGGGTAATTGATTTAAATAAACCTTTAATGGAAAATATCAACAATGTTGCAAAAGCTTTAAATAAAAAATTAAATGAGTTAATGATAGTAATACTTGATAAACCAAGACATACTCAAATCATAAAAGATTTACAAAAATTAGGAATAAAAGTTTATGCACTTCCTGATGGAGACGTTGCAGGATCAATTTTAACATGTCTTGTTGACTCAGACGTAGATATGTTATATGGAATAGGAGGAGCACCAGAAGGAGTTATCTCAGCAGCTGTAATAAGAGCTCTAGGTGGGGATATGCAAGCTAGATTAAAACTTAGAAATGAAGTTAAAGGTGTAACATTAGAAAATGACAAAATCTCTAACTATGAAAAGAGCAGATGTGAAAAAATGGGATTAAAAGTTGGAGAAGTATTAAAAATGGATGATCTTGTAAAAGATGATGAAGTAATATTTTCAGCAACTGGAATTACAAATGGAGATGTTCTTGAAGGAATAAAAAGAAAAGGAAACATTGCAAGAACTCAGACTCTAGTAGTAAGAGGAAGAACTAAAACAGTAAGATATATTAATTCTATTCATAATTTAGATTACAAAGATCCAAAGATAACACACTTAGTAAAATAATTAATATTAGGGGAGGGAGCAATCCCTCCTGATTTTTAATAGGAGATGCATATGATATTTTTTGAAGATTTTATAAAAAAATTATCTGAAACAGAGTTTGTTTTGAAAAAAAATGAAAAGTTTTCCATAGAGATTAAGAAAATGGTATCAGTAATGGGAGTAGGAATAGCTTTGACTATTATTGCTATTTATCAAGGTTATCTTGCTTATTTAAAAGTAGGGAATGTAGCTGTAAGGGGTATTTTTGCTCTAGTATTATTATTCTTAGCATTTAAACAGATGAAGGTAGTTTTTGGCTATAAATTATCTGTTGACACAGAGGAGAAACTATTGAATTTTAATAAAACAGTTATAAAACTTGATGAAATTGAAAGTTGTACCTTAGAAGAAAGAAAAGTTGGAAAGCGTCTTGAAGCAGTTATGAATATTATAACAAAAGAAAAAAAACAATTTATAATTCCTTTTTATATGAGTAAAAAATTAAGATTTGCATTTGTATTAAAAGAATTGTTAGGAAGTAAATTTAAGGTAAAAGCTAAGTAAATCAAAAGCTCGTAGCAATGTGATTTTCAATGAAAAATAATCTTTAAAAAAAATAAAAAAATGTTTGACAAAAAATATAAATCATGATATTATTATTGATGTCCGCGGGAATAGCTCAGTTGGTAGAGCGTCAGCCTTCCAAGCTGAATGTCGCGAGTTCGACCCTCGTTTCCCGCTCCAGACATGCGTCATTAGCTCAGTTGGTAGAGCACCTGACTCTTAATCAGGTGGCCACAGGTTCGAATCCTGTATGACGCACCATCGAGAGGTTTTAAATGCCCCGTTCGTTCAGTGGTAAGGACATCAGATTTTCACTCTGGAAACAGGGGTTCGATTCCCCTACGGGGTACCACTTGGTCGCATAGCTCAGTTGGGAGAGCACCTGCCTTACAAGCAGGGGGTCATAGGTTCAAGTCCTATTGCGACCACCATATATGGGGGTGTAGCTCAGTTTGGTTAGAGCGCATGCCTGTCACGCATGAGGTCGCGAGTTCGATCCTCGTCACTCCCGCCATATAATGATGCCGCTTTAGCTCATCTGGTAGAGCAACTGACTTGTAATCAGTAGGTGATTGGTTCGATTCCGATAAGCGGCACCATAACAAAAATAGAATAGATGCGAGGATGGCGGAATTGGCAGACGCGCTAGACTTAGGATCTAGTGTCCCAGACGTGAGAGTTCAAGTCTCTCTCT
This genomic stretch from Fusobacterium sp. DD2 harbors:
- the priA gene encoding primosomal protein N', which translates into the protein MRYYKIYVDNTKGLYTYCDKNDEFEIGERVLVSFRNRRRSGIIIVRDSDDPKEFKVLPIEKRMENSLKLSQEYIKLLIWIKKYYMSSYDQVITAAIPSGLSIKYDNFYTLCSFDKVFEDREMNMELQDFLYSRLKVTKGTLNKNFGKEIINEMISNGTLFKDRSNIFLNRELDSYPDKYKKIVNYFNERLKIGEKTLNEKFNEEDIKYIVKNGYVTYGKELVKRNEIQVDETDENIRERNTKLNEEQEKAKDDILNGSHGFYLIKGVTGSGKTEVYISIIKDAFQKGKGSIFLVPEISLTPQMIGRFKGEFKENIAILHSKLTQKERAEEWYSIYNGNKKIVLGVRSAIFAPVKDLGYIILDEEHENTYKQDSNPRYNAKQVAIMRGLYENAKVILGSATPSIETYFYAQNDMLKLVELKNRYNDAKMPSIELIDMKEEEDLYFSKKLLDEIRAALLRKEQILLLLNRKGYSTYIQCADCGHVEECPHCSIKYSYYASQGVLKCNYCGKVIKYTGHCSKCGSKNLVHSGKGVERVEEEIKKYFDVNIIRVDSEVSKDRDFFNKVYYDFLNKKYDIMIGTQLISKGLHFPDVTLVGVINADTILNFPDFRAGEKTFQLMLQVAGRAGREEKQGKVLIQTYQPESVIFQKIAANNYEEFYKYEIENRDLLEYPPFGKVINIGLSSKYEKYLEKFAVDFFNDIKYDKVEMYGPMKSLVYKVKDRFRYNIFVKGKKKDINNFKKILKNKLRKYERETKIRVVVDIDPINLI
- the def gene encoding peptide deformylase, yielding MIYEIKKYGSTVLRDEAQNVEKIDEEIKEILENMVGTMYATKGVGLAAPQIGVSKRMFVCDKGDGNVRKIINPVITPLTDELAECEEGCLSVPGIYKKVRRPSKIKIEYTNVDGEKVEEILDDFLAIIMQHEYDHLDGVLFVDKVSPIAKRMIFKKLQNLKKETKKAEQAEE
- a CDS encoding septum formation initiator family protein, with the translated sequence MKIIRSIFWTGLLVAWVAFFGPYICRSYVKLGKLKNEEKQLKERITALKEEINDYNSKIGLMGDDFQKEKIARDRLLMIKEQEEIYRFINKK
- the glpX gene encoding class II fructose-bisphosphatase translates to MKRELALEFARVTEAAALAAHKWVGRGDKEAADQAAVDAMRTMLNRISIDGEIVIGEGEIDEAPMLYIGEKVGRANQENPEIEVGETPDECSPVDIAVDPVEGTRMTAQGQANAITVLAVADKGSFLKAPDMYMEKLIVGPEAKGVIDLNKPLMENINNVAKALNKKLNELMIVILDKPRHTQIIKDLQKLGIKVYALPDGDVAGSILTCLVDSDVDMLYGIGGAPEGVISAAVIRALGGDMQARLKLRNEVKGVTLENDKISNYEKSRCEKMGLKVGEVLKMDDLVKDDEVIFSATGITNGDVLEGIKRKGNIARTQTLVVRGRTKTVRYINSIHNLDYKDPKITHLVK